Proteins co-encoded in one Garra rufa chromosome 7, GarRuf1.0, whole genome shotgun sequence genomic window:
- the bysl gene encoding bystin: MPKVKKSKGASERSGGSQSLADQILQGDVIRSSGRVKNRSRAEEEQEYVDDKLSRKILQQARIQQEELQTELGLTPETKKQPTTQLGPSTQDEESNEEWPALGHGVPDETAGEVDVDPEDEKAIEMFMNKNPPLRRTLADIIMEKITEKQTEVGTVLSEVSGHAAPQLDPRVVEVYRGVNKVLSKYRSGKLPKAFKIIPALSNWEQVLYLTEPEAWTAAAMYQATRIFSSNLKERMAQRFYNLVLLPRVRDDIAEFKRLNFHLYSALKKALYKPGAWFKGILLPLCESGTCTLREAIIIGSILTRCSIPVLHSSAAMLKIAEMEYNGANSIFLRLLLDKKYALPFRVLDALVAHFLSFRSDKRTLPVLWHQSLLTLVQRYKADLSSEQKEALLELLRCQTHPLISAEIRRELHSAKPRDLEDATPAMTDE, encoded by the exons atgccGAAGGTGAAGAAGAGTAAAGGCGCTTCGGAGCGCAGCGGCGGCTCTCAGTCTCTAGCCGATCAGATCCTGCAGGGAGATGTGATCCGGTCCAGCGGCCGAGTCAAGAACCGGAGCCGAGCCGAGGAGGAGCAGGAGTATGTGGACGATAAACTGTCCCGAAAGATCCTCCAGCAAGCCCGAATACAACAGGAGGAGCTGCAGACCGAGTTAGGACTCACTCCAGAGACCAAGAAACAACCAACGACTCAACTAG GTCCGAGCACACAGGATGAAGAGTCGAATGAAGAGTGGCCAGCGCTGGGTCATGGTGTCCCAGACGAGACGGCTGGTGAAGTGGACGTGGACCCTGAGGACGAGAAGGCCATCGAGATGTTCATGAACAAGAACCCTCCGCTCAG ACGCACGCTAGCGGACATCATCATGGAGAAGATCACGGAGAAGCAGACGGAGGTGGGCACCGTGTTGTCGGAGGTGTCCGGACACGCCGCTCCTCAGCTGGACCCGCGAGTGGTGGAGGTCTACAGAGGCGTCAACAAG GTGCTGTCCAAATACCGCAGCGGGAAACTTCCCAAAGCCTTCAAGATCATCCCGGCTCTGTCCAACTGGGAGCAGGTGCTCTACCTCACCGAGCCGGAGGCGTGGACGGCCGCCGCTATGTACCAGGCCACCAG GATCTTCTCGTCGAATCTAAAAGAGCGAATGGCCCAGCGCTTCTACAATCTGGTGCTGCTGCCCAGAGTCCGAGACGACATTGCCGAGTTCAAGCGGCTGAACTTTCACCTCTACAGCGCGCTGAAGAAAGCGCTCTATAAACCCGGAGCCTGGTTTAAAG gaaTCCTGCTGCCGCTGTGTGAGTCTGGCACATGTACTCTGAGAGAAGCCATCATCATCGGCAGCATCCTCACCAGATGCTCCATCCCTGTCCTGCACTCCAG CGCTGCCATGCTGAAAATCGCAGAGATGGAGTACAACGGCGCCAACAGCATTTTCCTGCGTCTGCTGCTGGATAAGAAGTACGCTCTGCCCTTCCGCGTGCTGGACGCCCTGGTGGCCCACTTCCTGTCGTTCCGCTCGGACAAACGGACGCTGCCGGTGCTGTGGCATCAGAGCCTGCTGACGCTGGTGCAGCGCTACAAGGCAGATCTGTCCTCCGAACAGAAGGAGGCGCTGCTGGAGCTGCTCCGCTGTCAGACGCATCCGCTCATCTCAGCCGAGATCCGCCGAGAGCTGCACAGCGCCAAACCGCGAGACCTCGAGGACGCCACGCCCGCCATGACCGACGAATGA
- the med20 gene encoding mediator of RNA polymerase II transcription subunit 20 gives MGVTCVCQVPVAESKSVQQTVDMLHKKLEQLGAIKQGNFWVDCETYHATGNATGQPTKLLYVMHNSETPLSCMALFEGGPGLTADANFDVLMVKLKSHFQNAKGHKVETRGTRYRYCDFLVKIGTVAMSSSARGISVEVEYCACVIPGDCWNLMKEFMQSFLGSNTPELPAVFTNKAEGLYAPVDCMDTMSQYLELFSKVRKQQVLPSSGVR, from the exons ATGGGTGTAACGTG cgtGTGCCAGGTGCCGGTGGCGGAGAGCAAGAGCGTGCAGCAGACGGTTGATATGCTGCATAAGAAGCTGGAGCAGCTGGGAGCCATTAAACAGGGAAACTTCTGGGTGGACTGTGAGACGTACCACGCCACGGGAAACGCCACCG GTCAGCCGACGAAGCTGCTGTACGTGATGCACAACTCAGAGACGCCGCTGAGCTGCATGGCTCTGTTCGAGGGCGGCCCTGGTCTCACCGCTGATGCTAACTTTGACGTTCTGATGGTCAAACTCAAGAGTCACTTCCAGAACGCCAAAGGACATAAAGTGGAGACTCGCGGCACGCGCTACAGATACTGCGACTTCCTGGTGAAGATCGGCACCGTCGCCATGAGCTCCAGCGCCAGAGGCATTTCAGTAGAG GTGGAGTACTGCGCCTGCGTGATTCCCGGAGACTGCTGGAACCTCATGAAGGAGTTCATGCAGAGTTTCCTGGGCTCAAACACACCCGAGCTGCCGGCCGTGTTCACCAATAAAGCCGAGGGTCTGTACGCGCCGGTGGACTGCATGGACACCATGAGCCAGTACCTGGAGCTCTTCAGCAAAGTGCGCAAGCAGCAGGTGCTGCCCAGCAGCGGTGTACGCTGA
- the usp49 gene encoding ubiquitin carboxyl-terminal hydrolase 49 — MDRCKHVVRFRLGHGHSILNPQMWRCVDCGTTESVWACLKCTHVACGRYMEEHSLSHYQQTQHTLAMDVRELDVFCFACGDYVLNDNVEGDLKLLRGALSTVRSPGRRSLRSAASDGGVRVCEVARDGSRPAMQTALWHRRKTLLQGALRHWRSRQQEEQRKREEKQEQEREEKRRQRREVKKRLMGELANVPPRKSARLLTQAPRTTLALIPRKFRDPPERLPSGPKQSLLTLSNKPLARARKPLRNAGRLHRYHASQSSRRRKLAPGVTGLRNLGNTCYMNSILQVLSHLQKFRECFLTLDLCETEELLAKTNHSQGALTALGRMGRASGNGGGSAAFSKQNVPPSLSSAELVQPKEPRSSARHQMSLCHELHTLFRVMWSGRWSLVSPFAMLHSVWNLIPAFRGYDQQDAQEFLCELLDKVQQELESDGPRKHFLIPITQRKLSKQVLKVLNTIFHGQLLSQVTCLSCKRKSNTVEPFWDLSLEFPERYHRMEKPSAAACQRSCSLSEMLAKFTETEALEGCIYACNFCNRKRRKSSHKPLSLSEACKQLLICRLPQVLRLHLKRFRWSGRNHREKIGVHVAFDQVLNIQPYCCTDAAPMPQREAYTYDLSAVVMHHGKGFGSGHYTAYCYNTEGGFWVHCNDSEMNVCSVEEVCSTQAYILFYTQRSS; from the exons ATGGATCGCTGTAAGCATGTGGTGCGGTTCCGTCTGGGCCACGGCCACTCCATCCTCAACCCGCAGATGTGGCGCTGCGTGGACTGCGGCACCACGGAGTCCGTGTGGGCTTGCCTGAAGTGCACTCACGTGGCGTGCGGCCGCTACATGGAAGAACACTCGCTGAGTCATTACCAGCAGACGCAGCACACGCTAGCCATGGACGTACGCGAGCTGGACGTCTTCTGCTTTGCGTGCGGCGACTACGTGTTGAACGATAACGTCGAGGGCGACCTGAAGCTCCTGCGGGGGGCGCTATCTACCGTGCGCAGCCCCGGCCGGCGCTCCCTGCGGTCGGCGGCGTCCGACGGCGGAGTTAGAGTGTGCGAAGTTGCACGGGATGGGTCGCGTCCCGCCATGCAGACGGCGTTGTGGCACCGGCGGAAAACTCTCCTGCAAGGCGCCTTGCGCCACTGGAGAAGCCGGCAGCAGGAAGAACAGCGGAAGCGTGAGGAGAAACAGGAGCAGGAGCGAGAGGAGAAGCGACGACAGCGCAGGGAGGTCAAGAAGCGGCTCATGGGAGAACTAGCCAACGTGCCGCCGCGGAAAAGCGCGAGGCTGCTCACCCAGGCTCCACGTACGACACTCGCACTTATTCCTCGGAAGTTCCGAGACCCTCCGGAGCGACTGCCTTCGGGTCCCAAACAGTCCTTGCTGACGCTGTCCAACAAGCCTCTTGCGCGTGCGCGCAAACCCCTTCGCAACGCAGGGCGTTTGCACCGCTATCATGCTTCGCAGTCTTCACGGCGCAGGAAACTCGCGCCTGGCGTCACGGGACTGCGCAACCTTGGGAACACGTGTTACATGAACTCCATTCTCCAAGTGCTGAGTCACTTGCAGAAGTTCAGGGAGTGTTTCCTCACACTGGACCTGTGCGAGACCGAGGAGCTGCTCGCCAAGACCAACCACTCGCAGGGAGCCCTCACCGCGCTGGGCCGCATGGGGAGGGCGAGCGGTAATGGCGGCGGCAGTGCCGCCTTCAGCAAGCAGAACGTCCCGCCCAGCCTGAGCTCGGCGGAACTGGTGCAACCGAAAGAGCCACGCTCCTCGGCTCGGCATCAGATGTCGTTGTGTCACGAGCTGCACACGCTCTTCAGGGTCATGTGGTCGGGACGCTGGTCGCTGGTGTCTCCGTTTGCCATGCTGCACTCTGTGTGGAACCTGATTCCGGCGTTTCGCGGATACGACCAGCAGGACGCACAAGAGTTCTTGTGCGAGCTCCTGGACAAGGTCCAGCAGGAACTGGAGTCGGACGGACCCAGGAAACACTTCCTGATTCCCATCACGCAGCGGAAACTGTCCAAGCAAGTCCTCAAAGTGCTCAACACTATCTTCCACGGACAGCTGCTCAGTCAG GTAACGTGTCTCTCCTGCAAGCGCAAGTCGAACACAGTGGAGCCTTTCTGGGATTTGTCTCTGGAGTTCCCAGAGAGGTACCACCGCATGGAGAAGCCCAGCGCCGCAGCGTGCCAACGGAGCTGCTCGCTCTCAGAGATGCTCGCCAAGTTCACAGAGACGGAGGCTTTGGAGGGCTGCATTTACGCCTGCAACTTCTGCAACA GAAAGCGGCGTAAATCGTCCCACAAGCCGCTGTCTCTTTCAGAGGCCTGTAAGCAGTTACTCATCTGCCGTTTACCTCAAGTGCTGCGGCTACACCTCAAACGCTTCCG ATGGTCCGGTCGGAACCACAGGGAGAAGATCGGCGTCCACGTGGCTTTTGATCAGGTCCTGAATATACAACCATACTGCTGCACGGACGCCGCTCCGATGCCGCAGAGAGAAGCCTACACCTATGACCTATCTGCTGTAGTGATGCATCATGGAAAAGGCTTTGGCTCAGGGCACTACACGGCCTACTGTTATAACACTGAAGGAG GTTTCTGGGTTCACTGTAACGACTCGGAGATGAACGTGTGCAGTGTGGAGGAGGTGTGCAGCACTCAGGCCTACATCCTGTTCTACACGCAGCGCTCCTCTTAG